In one Saimiri boliviensis isolate mSaiBol1 chromosome 3, mSaiBol1.pri, whole genome shotgun sequence genomic region, the following are encoded:
- the SCOC gene encoding short coiled-coil protein isoform X5, whose protein sequence is MMNADMDAVDAENQVELEEKTRLINQVLELQHTLEDLSARVDAVKEENLKLKSENQVLGQYIENLMSASSVFQTTDTKSKRK, encoded by the exons ATGATGAATGCTGACATGGATG CAGTTGATGCTGAAAATCAGGTGGAACTGGAGGAAAAAACAAGACTTATTAATCAAGTGTTGGAACTCCAACACACACTTGAAG atcTGTCTGCAAGAGTAGATGCAGTTAAGGAAGAAAATCTGAAGCTAAAATCAGAAAACCAAGTTCTTGGACAATATATAGAAAACCTCATGTCAGCTTCTAGTGTTTTTCAAACAACTgacacaaaaagcaaaagaaagtaa
- the SCOC gene encoding short coiled-coil protein isoform X3 has product MAKVDPGALRLDDWGQWAANAQAYIFESGLAGEEPGWGGTLLVAHVLWPEWAELPVSVALSVPARGVGSIPVSPRASSGRPFSKDFVSKAQKFVTQDDEC; this is encoded by the exons ATGGCGAAGGTGGATCCCGGAGCTTTGAGATTGGACGACTGGGGGCAGTGGGCGGCTAATGCGCAGGCGTATATTTTCGAGTCAGGATTGGCGGGTGAGGAGCCGGGATGGGGCGGGACTCTTCTCGTGGCGCACGTTCTGTGGCCGGAGTGGGCGGAGCTGCCGGTGTCAGTTGCTCTGAGTGTCCCCGCCCGAGGTGTCGGCTCCATCCCTGTCTCTCCCCGCGCCTCCAGCGGAAG acCATTCAGCAAGGATTTTGTATCCAAGGCCCAAAAGTTTGTTACCCAAGATGATGAATGCTGA
- the SCOC gene encoding short coiled-coil protein isoform X6, which produces MCSDHSARILYPRPKSLLPKMMNADMDAVDAENQVELEEKTRLINQVLELQHTLEDLSARVDAVKEENLKLKSENQVLGQYIENLMSASSVFQTTDTKSKRK; this is translated from the exons atgtgttcag acCATTCAGCAAGGATTTTGTATCCAAGGCCCAAAAGTTTGTTACCCAAGATGATGAATGCTGACATGGATG CAGTTGATGCTGAAAATCAGGTGGAACTGGAGGAAAAAACAAGACTTATTAATCAAGTGTTGGAACTCCAACACACACTTGAAG atcTGTCTGCAAGAGTAGATGCAGTTAAGGAAGAAAATCTGAAGCTAAAATCAGAAAACCAAGTTCTTGGACAATATATAGAAAACCTCATGTCAGCTTCTAGTGTTTTTCAAACAACTgacacaaaaagcaaaagaaagtaa